GCAATGATTCAAGCATTGAAAGACAAAAACAAGCTTGTGCGTTGGCGTGCGGCAATGTACTTATATGAGGTTGGTACAGAAGCAGCAGTTGACGCTTTAAAAGTAGCAAGTGAAGATAAAGAATTCGAAGTGAAATTGCAGGCCAAAATGGCGTTAGCACGTATTGAAGGCGGCGAGGAAGCAAAAGGTTCTGTCTGGAAACAAATGACGGAAAGTCGAAAGTAATGGTTATTAATTACTAGTATATTATAGAATCCTATGATGCACATGCATGTGTATCATAGGATTTTATTTTTATGTAATTCTATTTTTCGTGATACTAGTTAATAAAAATTACTTGCTCGTTGTAAGTACTTACGCGTAGGATATCTAGCTAAATATGTATAAAAAAATTACATATATTTGAATTTTTTAATTGCAATTGTCAGAATATTTATTATAATTTTATAGAAGGAATAAAAAAGGAGATGGACTGACGATGGAACTGCTGATGCATGAGCAATTATTGAAAAATCCAGTGTGTTTCAAAAATCAACGTACGGAAGCGTTGGTGCAATTACTAGATTCATTAGAATTTCAGGAGGCTCGATTATTAACAAAAGAGGATATCCAGTTAATCTTTTATGATGTTTGGGCGATGCTTGAGATCGGAGCGCACTATAAAAACGAAGTGACAACTGTAGATGTGAAACAGAAAGCTTTTCGACTCTTTCTACTAGAATTCTTCGCGAAAAATGAGGCATTAAACAAAATTATACAGCAAAAGTTTTGCACAGAAAAACGATTTTTTATAGCGTTACTGTTGGGGCAAAAACTTGTATCGAAATATCTAAAGCGATTAGAAGTACTGTGGGAAATTCACGATACGTTGCAAGGCGAGGATCAAAAACAGCAAAAGTTAATGGACGTGCAACGAAATTGGTTTCAGCATCTTTATAAATATGAAAAGGAACTTCAACTAATCCTTTATCAGGTATTAAAACAGCTCGATGCGGTTGAACAAGTTTTAGGTCAAGACATTTGGTCAACAATTAAAGAAGACTATTTTGAAGCGTTATTGAAATCGATTGAAATGAATCATTTTGATGAGATTCTATTTTGGAAAAATAAATTAGATAGCCATCCATCGGTCAGTTTGCAAACACAGCCAAATTGTTCCTATGTTTTTTGTATTCAGCAGGATGCATCGATGCGTCATTACCTGAATTTACAAACAGCGCTAGTCGCTGGGATTTATGAAACCATGGAACAAAAAAAAGTGAATTTCATTTTTGTGCCGTTTGCAGAAAGTATTGAAAAGGAAATAATCGCACTAGATGGCACCTTGCATGTGGAGCAATTTTTCAATCGTACTCAGCCTAATGAAAATAAAGGGCGCATTAATTATAAAAACGCGCTAAATTATGCCTTGTTAATGTCAAAGCTAGAGCTCAATAAACACGAAACGAGTCGTATTTATTTTTTATGTAACGAAGAAGTATATACACAAATGCCAGATGATTTACAATGGCAACAAGCTGTAAGACAATTTAAAGAGATAAATAATGTTGGAATTACGGCTATTTATTTAGGTGATTTAACGAAATATCGAGCGCTTTGGTTTGCAGACCATGCATTTTCACTTGAGCAGATTTTATTAGATCCGAAATAAAATAAACGCTGACTAGTGTGCGTTAGTGGAGCGCATACTAGTCAGCGTTTATCATTTTAAGTATCGGGTATTACCTTCTTTATCTGTTGTTCGGGGTAAAAGACGGTGTATAAAATACTAGCGAAAATTAGTAGGATACCAAAAATCTGTAACAGCGATGGTCGAAATTGAAGTAAAATGGCATCAAGTAAAATCGCGACAACCGGATCAACGAACACCAGTACCGATACAATGACAGTCGGTAAATCGCGGATGCTGTCAAAGAATAAATAGTATACAAAGCCGGTATGAATAAAGCCTGTACCAAGAATGTACAGCCAATTGACCTGTGTCAAACCGGTAAACGCCGTAAAGTCACATAGCGGCAACAGCATAATAATGCCTACAGTTGTTTGAATAAAAGTCAGTGCATACGAAGATAAGCCCTTTATCGTTTTACTTGTAAACATCGTAAGCGCGTAGCAAACTGCAGATAAAAATGCCCACAAAACACCTGAATTCATAAACTGTGAAACACTCGTAAAGCTATCAATGCCGATAATTAAAATACTACCGAAGAAGCAGACGACGGTTGCTAAAATCGAGCGCACGCCCATTTTTTCAGCTAAAAATACCGCGCCGAGCATCAGCACAAAGATCGGTGCTAAATTATAGATCGAGATGGCAATCGAAATCGACATCACTTCAAATGCTTTAAATAAAAACACCCAGTTCAGTACGATGAAAATCCCGCAAATACACGTTTTAATCACTTCGCGTTTATCCCATTTTTCTGTTTTATGCCCACCTGTTAGAAGCCATAATGTCCCTAAAAACACCGTTGCACAGATACAGCGTATGAACACGAGCTCAACAGCGGGAAGCCCAGTTTGCGTTGTGAAAAATCCGATGGAACCAAAAATAGCCATCGAGACGGTTAATTTGATCATCGAGCTAATATTCATGTGCGAACCTACCTTCTAGTTACGAATTTGTCCGTTACCTGTAATATAAAATTTCGTAGATGTTAATGCTGGTAAGCCCATTGGACCGCGTGCATGTAGCTTTTGTGTAGAAATTCCGATTTCAGCACCGTACCCAAATTCAAAGCCGTCTGTAAAACGAGTAGAGGCATTATGATACACGGCGGCTGCATCTACCGAATTTAAGAAAACTTCCGCGTTTTGCTTGTCGTCGGTAATAATGGCTTCAGAGTGATTGGTGCCGTATTTGTTAATATGGTTCACTGCTTCATATACGCTTTCTACGACCTTCACGCTTAACGTTAACGCTAAAAACTCCTGTGCGTAATGTTCCTCTGTTGCAGGTAGCACTGCTGGTAGTTCACGGCACACTTGTGCGTCCCCGTAAAGTTCAATGCCTAATTCGTCATGTAAATAGTGCAGAAATTCTTTGCCATGTAAATGGAAGAAATCCTCATGTAGGAGCAGGCTTTCCGTTGTATTACATACTGATAGGCGCTGCGTTTTTGAGTTTTTCACAATGGTTTTTGCCATTTCGACATTTGCGAAATTATCTAAGTATACATGGCAATTGCCAGCACCTGTTTCAAGTACGGGTACAGTAGATTCACGCACGACTAAATCGATTAGATTTTTACCACCGCGCGGGATCAGTACATCTAAATACTCGTTTAATGTAAATAACGTTTTCGCAGTTTCGCGGCTTGTGTCTTCGATTAATTGCACCGCATCCACCGGGTAGTTTGCGGACTTTAACGCACGGTGAATCGAGGCAACTAACGCGATATTTGAGTGTTTTGCCGATGAGCTTCCACGTAAAATCACAGCATTGCCTGTTTTGAGTGACAGGGTAGCGGCATCTACCGTTACGTTTGGACGTGCTTCGTAAATCATACCGACAACACCAAGGGGCACGCGCTTTTTCGTAATATATAAGCCGTTTTCCTTTGTGATTTCTTCAAGTACCTCACCAACTGGATCAGGTAAATCGACAAGCTGTAAAATCGCATCACTCATTGCTTGGACACGCGCTTCGTTTAATAGCAGGCGGTCGAGTGTTGAATCATCTAAGTTGTTTTCTTTCCCGCTAAGTAAATCTTGTTCATTCGCTTGTAAAATTTCTTCTAAGTCTACTAATAGCTGCGCGGCAATTTGCTTTAATGCTTCATTTTTTTCATGTGTTGTACGGATATTGGTTTCATAGCTTGCGATTTTTGCGCGCTTGCCTTTTTCGATTACTTCATTTGTCATCAGAATTTCCTCCTTATTGTTGCACCCATTGATTGCGGTGAATGACTTCAATTGGATAATGTGTGAGCTCGTCGGTACGTTTGCCCATTGCTTGCTCGAGTTCTTTCGCAGAATATAAGACTTCGCCGCGGCCGATACATGTATGGCGGTCGTATACTTCGACTACATCTCCGCGCTCGAATTGACCTTCAAAGGCGTAAATACCTGCAGGGAGTAAGCTTTTACCGCCATTTTTCAGCGCATTAACTGCACCAGCATCGATGAATAGCTTGCCAGAAACTTTTGTGAAGGTAACCCACTGCTTGTTCGTTGGAATGGCTTTTTCGTTGCGTTTAAAGTACGTGCCATTCCCGCTCCCCTCTAAAATTTCAATACACTTTTGTGCCCCTGAACCTGTCCCGATAAAGACATCAACACCCGTATTCATCGCGAATTTAGCGGCTGCTAGTTTTGATTGCATCCCGCCAGTCCCAACCTTTGAACCTGAGCCAGATGCGAAGCCAAGCATTTCGTCAGTCACTTCTTCGATGAGTGAAATGCGCTGTGCGTCGGGATTCGTCAATGGATTTGCGGTATAAAGTCCGTTGACGTCCGTTAAGATGATGAGCTGATCGGCATGAATTAAGCCGCTCACTAAAGCAGAGAGCATATCATTATCGCCAAATGTTAGCTCGGCAACCGATACCGTGTCATTTTCGTTAATAACCGGAATAATCGAACGCTCCAGTAGCTCGGATAGCGTTTCGTATGCATTTTTATAGCGTTGTTTGTCGCTAAAATCTGAGCGTGTTAATAAAATTTGGGCAGGAATATTGCCGTAACGTGCAAATTCGTCCGAGTAGGCTTGAATGAGTACGCTTTGTCCGACTGCGGCTGCGGCTTGCTTGCCTTTAATCGTTACGGGGCGAGATGAGTAGCCTAGTTTACGGAAGCCCGCTGCCACGGCTCCTGATGACACTAAAATAACTTCGTGCCCAGCTTTTTTTAATGCGGCGAGTGCGGCAACATGATCGCTGAATTTAATTTCGTCGATTTCACCTTTTGTATTTGTTAAAGAACTGCTGCCAATTTTGACAACAACGCGTTTTCGTTCCATTAAAATGCCTCCTACAATTGCTAATTGAATAGAAAAAAGCACCTTTCATCCCTATATAGGACGAAAAGTGCTGTAACTTCCGTGGTACCACCTAAATTGAATGCAACGAGCATTCCACTTAATCTCATAACGCTGAGCCGGCGCCTAATGTTGTTAGGGGCATGTCAAAGTAGGTTCGGTAGGTTTTGCTATGCCATTCTTTCAGCCGCTGGAATGTGCTCTCTTCTTTAGCTAAGTGCTACGTACTAATCTTTGAGTAAGCTTTTTATTTCTAATAGCATGCCCGATTGTGCGGGGTTTGTCAATAATGTTTTGATAATAAAGAAAAATACAAATAATTGATATTTTGTCGGCAAGTGGACAATTTGACTTAGAGGAAAAGTTGAAATCGACAATTTTGCGCTTTATTTTACAAAATTCCCCTTTTGATAACAGTGCTTCCTATTCTTTATGGTGAAGGTACCTAGGAATAATTAGTTGTGCACAGCTCAAAGGAATGCAGAACCGTGCAACAAATCGATGAACAAATTGTCGCGTATGAGTATTTGATTTTACGTGTGTTGGCAAAATATCGGATTTTTCAGGAACAGGATAATTTTATGCAAGTCGGGCGGTTAGCCATCTGGCAGGCGCAACAGGTTTTTGATGCATCAAAAGGGGATTTTGAAATGTATGCCTATATGCGGGTGAAGTTTGCCATCATCCGGGAGATTCGAAATAATTTAAAGGTGACCGAGAAGGAAGTTGTGATGGATGATGATCCACTCATGAATTGGATCGATATGTTAACGGAGCAAAAGCAGCTGGAGTTGGATCGCCCTGAATGGTATTGGCAACTTTTTAGTCACGAGCAACGGCTCATCGAATTGCTTTTTTATGAAGGCTACAGGATGAAGGATGTGGCACAAAACGAGGGGGTTTCCTATGACGTCATTAAAAAGCGGCGCAAGAAAATACTGACTAAAATTCGAGAAATAATCGAAAAAAAGGACGGGTAGGCACCCATCCTCTTATTGACTGATTGACGTTAAAAAGGCCGTTTTTTGTTCATCCGATTGCTGTTCACCCGAAACGAGCATCGCCCCAACGCGGTAATCCGCTTGGCCTTTTTCTACGACATATTGTAGATTAATAGATTGAACTTTATTGTCAACTTGGCAATCGCCTTTAAATTCGACAACATGCTCCATCATTTTTGTTTGGAAGTACTCCCATTTACCCTTTTCACAATAATTTTCAAGGGCCGCTTCAGTTGTAACGTTACTATTTTCAGCGACTGGAGCTGCCTGTATGTATTGCACGTAGTCATTATTAGTTACCGGCTTTTTTGGTCCGAAAAAAAAGATAAACACCCCTAATACAGCAATTGGAATAATCCAAAAAATTGTTCGTTTCTTTTTCCCCATAGAAATAATCCCCCCTTGTTAGTATGTAGTATAACATTTAAATGGATAATTTTTCTACATTAACATAATAAAACGCTCGTTAAAATCTCAAAT
The sequence above is a segment of the Solibacillus sp. FSL H8-0523 genome. Coding sequences within it:
- a CDS encoding DMT family transporter; protein product: MNISSMIKLTVSMAIFGSIGFFTTQTGLPAVELVFIRCICATVFLGTLWLLTGGHKTEKWDKREVIKTCICGIFIVLNWVFLFKAFEVMSISIAISIYNLAPIFVLMLGAVFLAEKMGVRSILATVVCFFGSILIIGIDSFTSVSQFMNSGVLWAFLSAVCYALTMFTSKTIKGLSSYALTFIQTTVGIIMLLPLCDFTAFTGLTQVNWLYILGTGFIHTGFVYYLFFDSIRDLPTVIVSVLVFVDPVVAILLDAILLQFRPSLLQIFGILLIFASILYTVFYPEQQIKKVIPDT
- a CDS encoding glutamate-5-semialdehyde dehydrogenase, which encodes MTNEVIEKGKRAKIASYETNIRTTHEKNEALKQIAAQLLVDLEEILQANEQDLLSGKENNLDDSTLDRLLLNEARVQAMSDAILQLVDLPDPVGEVLEEITKENGLYITKKRVPLGVVGMIYEARPNVTVDAATLSLKTGNAVILRGSSSAKHSNIALVASIHRALKSANYPVDAVQLIEDTSRETAKTLFTLNEYLDVLIPRGGKNLIDLVVRESTVPVLETGAGNCHVYLDNFANVEMAKTIVKNSKTQRLSVCNTTESLLLHEDFFHLHGKEFLHYLHDELGIELYGDAQVCRELPAVLPATEEHYAQEFLALTLSVKVVESVYEAVNHINKYGTNHSEAIITDDKQNAEVFLNSVDAAAVYHNASTRFTDGFEFGYGAEIGISTQKLHARGPMGLPALTSTKFYITGNGQIRN
- the proB gene encoding glutamate 5-kinase; translation: MERKRVVVKIGSSSLTNTKGEIDEIKFSDHVAALAALKKAGHEVILVSSGAVAAGFRKLGYSSRPVTIKGKQAAAAVGQSVLIQAYSDEFARYGNIPAQILLTRSDFSDKQRYKNAYETLSELLERSIIPVINENDTVSVAELTFGDNDMLSALVSGLIHADQLIILTDVNGLYTANPLTNPDAQRISLIEEVTDEMLGFASGSGSKVGTGGMQSKLAAAKFAMNTGVDVFIGTGSGAQKCIEILEGSGNGTYFKRNEKAIPTNKQWVTFTKVSGKLFIDAGAVNALKNGGKSLLPAGIYAFEGQFERGDVVEVYDRHTCIGRGEVLYSAKELEQAMGKRTDELTHYPIEVIHRNQWVQQ
- a CDS encoding sigma factor; this encodes MQQIDEQIVAYEYLILRVLAKYRIFQEQDNFMQVGRLAIWQAQQVFDASKGDFEMYAYMRVKFAIIREIRNNLKVTEKEVVMDDDPLMNWIDMLTEQKQLELDRPEWYWQLFSHEQRLIELLFYEGYRMKDVAQNEGVSYDVIKKRRKKILTKIREIIEKKDG
- a CDS encoding glucosamine 6-phosphate synthetase, which codes for MGKKKRTIFWIIPIAVLGVFIFFFGPKKPVTNNDYVQYIQAAPVAENSNVTTEAALENYCEKGKWEYFQTKMMEHVVEFKGDCQVDNKVQSINLQYVVEKGQADYRVGAMLVSGEQQSDEQKTAFLTSISQ